The genomic region CATCACTGGTGTATCAGTATCACAAATCCTTGCAAGGGCGTGTCCATTAAATACGCAAGGAGGTGTCCATTAAATACGCGAGGGGTTTTTGAAGACTTTTTTGCGTCAAATCTAGAAACATcttttactttaaattaatcTTATTCTCTCAAAATCACGTGATATTTGCCcaaaccccccctcccccacGTGAGATTTAGGACGCCCTCCCCCTCCTGAAGCCCTCGCGTAATTAATGAACGCCCCCCAACTAAGTTTGTTGAAAATTATATTTTggaatgaaataaacattcaggaTAAGCAATATATCACTGTGCAATGTTCATCAAATAATCACCAGTTTCTACTCAGTCAGAACAATAATGCCTGTTACAGACAACTCCCCAGCCACTTTTGACACCCCTGACATACACCACCAGCGCTCTCCGCCCAGAGAACAAAGCACTGAACGCGCGCCGGAAAAGCCTAGGGATGTCACCGACAAGCACTCGCTGGACTCGTTCCTCGCGGCGCACACTAGCGAGGACAATGCCAGCTACGACCGCGTTATAGCGCTGGAACAGGTAAATATTATAAGTTACatgcgccccggcttcgcacgggttaacaaattatacataaacctccctcttgaatcagtctatctattaaaaaaaaccgcatcaaaatccgttgcgttgtTTTAAACATCtaactaagcatacatagggacagacagacagcgggaagcgactttgttttatactatgtagtgattgaccGAGAGTGAAGGTCTCTGTTTCAGTTTGAGCAAAAACGCTTTCGTATGTGTGTATCttttcctctacaggtcgcagtTCTCGAACGATTCTCTTGGAATTTTCTGAGCAGGTTCTAtagataataattttatttttaggtactagttttttgcgtattaaaaaaaacagttgtcAATTTTTTGGTCCATCTATTGGGTTTAGACTAGTCTAACTCTCATGAAAAGATGGCATGCATATTGCATACTAAATAGATTTCATATTTGTTTTCGCGATATTAACAtgaatatttttgaaataaaacaaagtaaagCGATCTCgcgtataattaatttaaaatacatcccgATGTTtcaaaccctttacagcgttcgtggttcATTACTTCATTAagtatacgcgatataatccgtttacaTGTTTTTATTTCTCGAGTAACtgtcgcggtaaccgaagacaatattgtgggtatgtttatttaaaaaactgatCCTAATAGAATACTGCCACTGCAGGCAAAGAATGGCAAAGTGTAGCATTAGATAAATCCAAATGGAAACAGCTGGAGGAGGCTTTTATCCAGAAGGGGCCTACAgtaggaaaagttaaaaatatatgtatcaaATGAGtattataaataacttaaaaattacAATTATCTGTGGAACAAATGAaagctgtaataaataaataaataaataatggaatACTGTGTCCCACAGAAGAAGAAGGCAGCGAAGCTAGGCCCGGCGCTGGCGGCCGAGGCCGAGTCTCGGGACAAGGCGGACTCCGCGCTCGCGTTACCCTCCGTCGAGCAGCAGGCCGATCAGACCGAGCGCCCCTTGgaggtaagataagataagataagataaaaagataaaagatagtttattcaagtaggcatattacaatgcgcttatgaacgtcaaataaagctacacctctgccccgagaagatttaaatcctccctcctcaattggaggagggtatcccaatatgggaccggcaataaactcggcgggacacatcttaaaaaaaaagaaatcttATAATTAACGTGCATTAGGAGTAAAgaaggaaaaaatacaatttaaattactatagaattcatgcaattatacacataaggtgtaatagaaatttgtttaaaaaaatatatgtacatggaatcatacaaagaCAAGTAGGAATGgtgaaaatttcatttttaatagagttgctcaaaaagtgctattttacgtagCTGTTTAGCGTTCGCAAAGTTGTGTTTTTGCGAACTAGTgctttttacttttcgattttttttaaatttcattctgaTCGTAATCGATACGTCCACACCAAAAAGTTTGGATGGGATATATTACACATCAAGAGAGAAGAGCGACTATGAAATTGTGCAGCATTGCATTTGTTTCCTCACTTTCAGAagtagaagtacctacttaagtacctatatgaaaaAACTACATTTTATTAGTAAAACCCTGCAACTGCTGCTGCTGATGCTGCTGTAAAGGTGTCGGAACGTTTGATAGGTGTCTCGGGGGACCTCAGAGCGGGCTCCTTCTTTGCGCAGAGGTTGAGTCTGGCGGTGCAGAGAGGTAACGCCGCCAGCATTCTGGGGTCTATGCCAGAAGCAGGGGATTTGGGGGAGGTGTTTTATATTTAgtagtattttagtttttagtccCTTTAGGTTTTAAGGTTTAGATTTaaggtattattttttttatctcttctttgtgtttgtgtgtattgtgtatttttgattaataaaaAGTGATTAACACTAAAAATAGGTATAAGTATAAGTACAATACCTCGAAGTTTTACAGatttaaaaaattgttaaaaaccCTGCATCAAATATTAAAATGTGCGAATATTTCCAGTTGGACACGTGGCGCTACACGGCGCGCAACCACATAATGTACGTGCCCGACGGCGCTCTGTCGCAGCGGCCGCCGCCGAAGCCCCGCCTGCGGCGCCACAACACGCGGCTGCGCGCCCAGCCCTTCGACCACGCCAAGAGCAAGGCGCACATCTCCGCGCTCGCCCGGGACCAGGTacctataccacagaataactaatagtactaccgtacagaaaattcacttctttacaaaagtcagatttaggtataaaattacacctatatcgccgcctgcaagcaaaattggaacttataaccgcgcacgaaccgtgaatctcctttgcgcgccgcagttttatgaccgagctgtgagtgtcggcacggggttatcacttgacaagtttttatacctaaagtctatttttttattcggtagactaaaatgacatttcatagtatgaacatcatgtgtcatttcatactataaatgtcattttagtctaccgaataaaaaaatagactttatacccactgatttattatttttaagataaatatgtaggaattacaaacattaattatgtaaaaatagattttttatccggagatagtatgtctgattctcacggaagtaagtttcgaagccattgtgtattttcaattttgcgcgagcgccacgtgacacgactatcgtgcacgccgagcggcagcccactgccatacgcctgtccgatgggcgcgccggccaaatgtacctaaactgcggagtgacacccccctgcctATACAGCCCTGTCAGCAGTAAATAGTGCATTttatacttttttctactcccgtacttttatttgtcatttaaagggtcgtgcacacatctttaaaaccctaccttatagttgtcaagacaaatctttagtctattccccaaaaaagaatttgtgcttacacgcagtatctttttggcgattttacgatacttcgtgtaatgaccacttaaaaaatattgaatgaaatacagtgttgccaaccttattttaaatgtcatttctgacaaataagtgaaccatagacatgttttttttttaatttcattcattcattcattcttttcccgcccgtaccctccatttttgctacttcttgaattaaaaatatttgttaaatttacaattttatttcaaagtaagtgcttggtcgtagaaaaagtattatatgcaacgttgtttaaccgagtcaagaaatactcgtggcgtctttattaacaattttcggcttcgcctcaaattgttactcacgccactcgccttttttgacccctcttaaacaacggttgcataaaataatattttctactcccgtagttttatttgtcatttaaaggatcgtgcacacacctttaaaaccctaccttgtcaagacaagtctttagtctattccccaaaaaagcatttgtgcatacacgcagtatctttttggcactttttcgatacttcgtgtaatgaacACTTAAAAAagattgttgccaaccttattttaaatgtcatctctgacaaataagtgaaccatagacatgtttgttttttaatttcattcattctttttcctcccgtaccctccatttttgctacttcttgaatgaaaaagatTTGTTAAACTTACAATAAGTTATATTGATCATTGGCTGACTATGTACACTGCCGGTTAGTactttttattacaagcttttattttgcaatgtacctatgtatgtttgtacgggtcaaatcttgcaagttgaatttgacccacttcccggttttcgATTAAGCTGAATATTTGCattcatatatgtatatgtaagttgggtgacaatccaatattatggtaccatcgaggtggccataggaactctgtcataaacataaaacaacacaacctaattgtgtttggggtttctAGAAATGtctcaatgagtattagttgcatgtggaaagaaaagtacagtcagcaataaaagcttgtaccaaaacttATTATATGACAAAACTCACCGATACTATTTAAATTTACCGATTACAACCAATACGATACGGTAATTATTTACCATCAAGCGATTCAtctactcgtttgcctcctacacctatttttcataaaaaaataaactaaatcatagagaataaaatacatagagtgcttaagtgccatacatcagttttagtaccaaaaagactattagcatctagcatcgagtagcggaactatcagtactgctacttgacaatagatgtagcaccgaccggaaagtcttatctcaacagcataagactttccggtcggtgctacatctcttgtcaagtagcagtactgatagttccgctactcggtgctagatgtagacactggaattaatagtctgaactgatgtatggagtgagcactcttgtcttacttatttctctgtgCCTAAATCGTGTTTGTTTGTAGGACTTGACCGCTCACGGCAAGATCGGCGTGGACGGGGCCGCGCAGGAGCACTCGCTGCTGCCGCCGGCGTCTCCCGCGCCGGGCGCCGGGCCCGACGCCTCGCCGCTCATGACGTGGGGCTCCATCGAGGGCACGCCCTTCCGGCTCGACGGCGGCGACACGCCGCTCCCGCAGTCAGTACACCACGTATCGTAGAAACGAGACTTTCCTGTCGAATCCACCATCATCTCAccatatagtacattattgtcgaggttcggaagtagctacttactggctgaggattcgttttaaacggacgaacttgggagtccgtttaattgaatccgaagccagcaagtagccttccaaccgagtcatatatagtgctttttttaaaaatggtgcaagaaatagaaatattttacgaaagcaacgttctaattttcacataaaaaagtaaaaccattaaaaagatatgcttgccgccttaaaaaaaaaagaagtatttttctgctgaaaatacaccaacctatttgagacacctaaatagtcgcggtaccaacattaagcctgtaacagactattaaattacccagtatgttcacaacttcaagggcgcttaaaaaaataagacatactgggtaatttaatctttcttggcattaaatttttttttaattccattcaaagatctaacgatagtaaatgttaccatactgaattggcctatctatcagcttagcacacaaaaaaaatcaagcatctaccgcaataattcacgtcaccataaataaaaatctcatcgtactctgcgataggtgaaaaattaaaaaaaatcataactccgaaaatattaaaaatcgcggaacatacatgggggtgattcagatagccctctaggtcctctacctcccagcttcagtatatcactatttcttgggacaccttgtataatggaatttgtatgcaacattgcagtcccgaaatcgagactgcaatgtttttaactttttaattttttgaatgaccataaactacgcacttcgcgacctattttttaaccggcaacgtcgactttgacgtccatttttgagaaaacctATATAGGTGACGTAATGATTTAGCTAACGATAAATGATTGTTTGCAGCGTGGGATGCGGCGCGGCGTACCGCATGCTGGAGTCGGGCGCCCGGGAGCGGCTCGCGCTGCAGCTGGCCGAGCGTgcggcccgccgccgccgccccacCACGCCCAGCGCGCCGCCCTCGCCCAGGTAACATACCTCCGACACGACCAGTACCAgtaccaggggggtgtcactccgcagtttaggtacatttggccggcgcgcccatcggacaggcgtatggcagtgggctgccgctcggcgcgcacgatagtcgtgtcacgcggcgctcgcgcaaaattgaaaatacacaatggcttcgagacttacttccgtgagaatcagacatacttactatctccggataaaaaatgtatgtttacataatcaacgtttgtaattcctacatatttatcttaaaaataataaatcagtgggtataaaagtctatttttttattcggtagactaaaatgatagTTCATAGtaagaaatgacattttatgtttatactatgaactgtcatttcagtctaccgaataaaaaaatagactttaggtataaaaacttgtcaagtgataaccccgtgccgacactcacagctcggtcataaaactgcggcgcgcaaaggagattcacggttcatgcgcggttataagtttcaattttgcttgcaggcggcgatataggtgtaattttatacctaaatctgacttttgtgaaggagtgaattttctgtacggtagtactattagtgaTTCTGTGCCAGTACACAGTTTTTCGTCACGTAGTCAATATGCTCTATGGAAATCTCGCGCTTTTTGGATCTTTGGGTCACGTAGGATGGGTAAATTCTCTAACCACTGCAGCGtatttccacagacaactaacaGACATTTACAGTTTCAGATCGAACACGGAGCGCTTGGCCAGCATGTCCCCGGCGGCGCGGCGCCTCGCCACCCGGCACCTGGCGTCGCCGCGCCTCAAGCTCGCCCCCGCGGGCGTCGGCGTGCAGCgccacacgccccgccccgcccccgcccccgccccgcgCACGCCCCTAGTGCACCCCGCCGCCGGCCCGGCCCCGACAGACAACCTGACGGATAACCTGCTCCAGATCAATTTGGAGAAGAGATCGAGATTAACAGCGCAGGATTTCTTCAAGTAGCGAAGGACTGACCGGCATTCTTGGACCCCAGTATGGATGTGTGACAGTGTGTTTTTTAATCGAGCGGTGTTATAAAGTGACGTTTATTTTATCAAGTGGATAACGCCGTGAACCTGCGTTCCGATTGATTGTGCCGGTGCCGAGTTAGCGCGAGTTACAATTGTCCGGGACATTAGATTTATTCATCGCGGTAGATCGAGGCGTCGGTGTGGTAACGTATGTAACCTTTAACAACTTAAACATACACAACCTGTGTACACGATTGAGTAAAAGATTTGTACATTATGTATAAAAGATTCTGGCTCCTACTGTACCGTTGttacacaaataaattcgactgTTCTTAAACCTTATTGCGGCGAGATAAGATCTACCGATCGTCATCAATTAAGTATGTCACGGTCAGTGCATGCCAGTGCATGTGATTTGTGTAAATGTTACATATTAAAACTGCCAAAATCAAAAAGGATGTTAAAACTATACCTATTTTCTTTctattatcattattatcaacattacaaaatcggtggaaaattacaatgaaatattaaattattaatatttatatgatctttttattttattataaatattgtctaaatttaatttaatactgaATTAAAGTGTAAATCACAACGTTTACTAAAGCCAGTCCGAGCAAATGCACCCATTAGAACTACAGTGCCAACCCTAGAAATGTATTTGTAgggtttacttttgatttaaaaaatcgcCTGGGTTATAACAAATAGACACATGTAATAcaagcggtcggcaaccttttagcagccaagggccacatagtagtttacgaagttgacgcgggccgcactttgttaatatttggcAATGAATACTGACCGGTAAGTAAATAACACggcaataataaaatataatgaagaaatgaaaaaatattacaCTGATGGTCCCAACATTTTATTACAACTTCGATAAAATCTAAAGTTACATGATATTGCTTATAATCTAAACATTGATATTGCTATTCGATATTATCACGTCGTCAACCCATCATCATAATGATAAATCTATATAATTAatcctaattagtaattacaaaaataaatacttgATTATTTTCAATAATAACCGACTTTAGCCCGCCATTCGGCGTTCCAagattaattattatacatgaTACATGTAAACATTAAGATCTGTCAACAAgttctattttaaaacaattataaacaaaataaaattattatttttaagtcggtTACAGTAAAGTAATTGTCATTATAAATTGCTATTAAAAGGATAACAACAATCAGAATACTATTtacctaattatgtatttttattggcAATAACATGCTTCATCCAGTCACCCTGCACCACTGCGATTGAGGTCAAAGATTGTTCATTTAAGCGTAAGCCAAGACTCATTAATTTATGGTCATTGGCATCAAATTTAAAAACCACAAATTCACCAAAACGCGCCTAAAATGATTCTAGACCACGTTTCCGGAGGCTTCGGTTTGTTGTACTCCGAATTGGGCTTCGGCTTCGTATCATCCGTGGGATCTTCCGTGAAGATATTAACAAAGGAATTCCTTATTCCGAACTTGAAGAACGCCAAATACGGGCAGTATTTCATCAACCAGAGGCTATATAGATAGTTTAATTTGAAGTAGATGCGGCCGAGGAAGGTTGTGTGGAAGAACATGATGAGATAGATGAAATTCAAATTGTATTTGGACCAGAAAGGGAGGGAGCTGTATTCGGGGGCGTGGTCGATGGTCTCGTAGTCGCGCAGGCGCAGCAGGCGCGGCGCGCGCGTCGGCAGCCCCTCCACGGCCGGCGCCGAGATGAGCTCACAAGAGTCCACGCCTGTGACAATCAATCATTTGAAACTATAATACTACAGATATCTCCTTATAttcaaagcatagagaaaaaaatacatagattgctcactccatacatcagttttagtaccaaaaaaactattagcatctagcatcgagtagcggaactatcagtactgc from Cydia amplana chromosome 19, ilCydAmpl1.1, whole genome shotgun sequence harbors:
- the LOC134657004 gene encoding splicing factor ESS-2 homolog, with product MAEEPAVSRPGEAALKNMQLLKKESSVFKIPKVPQKKPEKQRATVLDEEVYVEGIAKIIQRDFFPDLEKLKAQNEYLEASENKDYTRLRELTRKYSGQRPPTEPYNSPATFDTPDIHHQRSPPREQSTERAPEKPRDVTDKHSLDSFLAAHTSEDNASYDRVIALEQKKKAAKLGPALAAEAESRDKADSALALPSVEQQADQTERPLELDTWRYTARNHIMYVPDGALSQRPPPKPRLRRHNTRLRAQPFDHAKSKAHISALARDQDLTAHGKIGVDGAAQEHSLLPPASPAPGAGPDASPLMTWGSIEGTPFRLDGGDTPLPHVGCGAAYRMLESGARERLALQLAERAARRRRPTTPSAPPSPSFRSNTERLASMSPAARRLATRHLASPRLKLAPAGVGVQRHTPRPAPAPAPRTPLVHPAAGPAPTDNLTDNLLQINLEKRSRLTAQDFFK